One genomic segment of Caldimonas brevitalea includes these proteins:
- a CDS encoding DUF1294 domain-containing protein has protein sequence MPVSSIAILVFVAIYLAVALTWSVPSWLMVVYLAASFACFVTYALDKEAARAGRRRVPERTLHLMSLAGGWPGALLAQQWLRHKSSKPSFQVRFWATVAFNVLAFVLLNSPWVAALTR, from the coding sequence ATGCCGGTGAGCAGCATCGCGATCCTGGTCTTCGTGGCCATCTACCTCGCGGTGGCACTGACCTGGTCCGTGCCTTCATGGTTGATGGTCGTCTACCTCGCCGCAAGCTTTGCCTGTTTCGTCACCTACGCGCTCGACAAGGAGGCCGCGCGAGCAGGCCGCCGAAGGGTCCCTGAACGCACGCTGCACTTGATGAGCCTGGCGGGCGGATGGCCGGGGGCCCTGCTGGCCCAACAGTGGCTCCGGCACAAGTCGAGCAAGCCGTCTTTCCAGGTCCGGTTCTGGGCTACCGTGGCCTTCAATGTGTTGGCGTTCGTCCTGCTCAACTCGCCGTGGGTGGCGGCCCTCACGCGCTAG
- a CDS encoding TetR/AcrR family transcriptional regulator yields MARIAGRTSTPERLLVAGRELFSRCGYNATGIQQITDDAGVPKGSFYNHFESKEAFAAAIIDQYAAETRQAWSRMMERAPAQPVAAISYAFEQMIAHNERSATWTGCLIGNFAAEVADSSELCRQRLAVAMRGWRTMLTPLIRKAQTLGEVRDDADPSQLSALVWDAWEGALLRTKLERSAAPLRECFDLILNCLLRPSRH; encoded by the coding sequence ATGGCTCGCATCGCAGGAAGAACCAGCACACCCGAACGACTCTTGGTCGCAGGCCGAGAGCTGTTCTCCCGGTGCGGCTACAACGCCACCGGGATCCAGCAGATCACCGATGACGCAGGAGTACCCAAAGGGTCCTTCTACAACCACTTCGAAAGCAAAGAGGCATTCGCCGCAGCCATCATCGACCAGTACGCGGCGGAGACGCGGCAGGCGTGGTCGCGCATGATGGAGCGCGCGCCGGCGCAACCGGTGGCGGCGATCTCTTATGCGTTCGAGCAGATGATTGCGCACAACGAACGATCCGCCACCTGGACCGGCTGCCTGATCGGCAATTTCGCTGCGGAAGTGGCTGATTCCAGTGAGCTGTGCCGGCAACGTCTTGCGGTCGCGATGAGGGGCTGGCGCACCATGCTCACGCCCCTGATTCGCAAGGCGCAGACCCTGGGTGAAGTCCGCGACGACGCCGACCCCTCCCAACTCTCGGCCCTGGTGTGGGATGCCTGGGAGGGCGCACTGCTGCGCACCAAGCTCGAGCGGTCCGCCGCGCCTTTGCGTGAATGTTTCGACCTCATCCTGAATTGTCTTCTCCGCCCGTCGCGTCACTGA
- a CDS encoding alkene reductase, which yields MGNPTERFLTDALFEPISLGQLKLANRMVMAPMTRNRADTGNVIADMTVEYYAQRASVGLIIAEATQVSETAQGYADTPGLHTQEQIAAWKKVTDEVHRRGGRIFVQLWHTGRMSHVSFQPNGQAPVAPSAIAAKAKTYLAGQGFVDTSVPRALETAEIAGIAQDFGRAAASAIEAGFDGVEIHAAHGYLIDAFLRDGSNHRTDQYGGSIENRARFLLEVMQAVIGAIGAERSGIRLSPVSPVNDSSESNPQPLFEYVVRELEKLHPVFIHVVEGHTGGPRDNAPFDYEALRRLYSGIWMVNNGYTKEMAVEAIASGRADMVSFGRPLITNPDLPRRFRENAPLNPPYKDAPLYGGVGPHGYIDYPALPASEG from the coding sequence ATGGGCAACCCAACCGAACGTTTCCTCACTGACGCCTTGTTCGAGCCGATCAGCCTCGGTCAACTGAAACTCGCCAACCGCATGGTGATGGCGCCGATGACGCGCAATCGGGCCGACACAGGCAATGTGATTGCCGACATGACGGTCGAGTACTACGCGCAACGCGCTTCGGTCGGCCTGATCATCGCCGAGGCGACCCAGGTGTCCGAGACGGCCCAGGGTTATGCCGATACCCCGGGTTTGCATACGCAGGAGCAGATCGCGGCCTGGAAGAAAGTGACCGACGAAGTGCACCGTCGCGGCGGCCGCATCTTCGTGCAGCTGTGGCATACCGGCCGCATGTCGCATGTCAGCTTCCAGCCCAACGGTCAGGCGCCGGTGGCGCCGTCGGCGATTGCCGCCAAGGCCAAGACCTATCTCGCCGGACAAGGTTTTGTCGACACGTCGGTCCCCCGTGCGCTGGAGACAGCCGAGATCGCCGGCATCGCGCAGGACTTCGGCCGCGCGGCGGCCAGCGCCATCGAGGCCGGGTTCGACGGCGTCGAGATCCATGCGGCCCACGGTTACCTGATCGATGCTTTCCTGCGCGACGGCTCGAACCATCGCACCGACCAGTACGGCGGCAGCATCGAGAACCGCGCGCGTTTCCTGCTCGAGGTGATGCAAGCGGTCATCGGCGCGATCGGCGCGGAACGCTCCGGCATCCGCCTCTCGCCGGTGTCGCCCGTCAATGACTCGAGCGAAAGCAATCCGCAGCCGCTGTTCGAGTACGTGGTGCGGGAGTTGGAGAAACTGCATCCCGTCTTCATCCATGTCGTCGAAGGCCATACCGGTGGCCCGCGCGACAACGCGCCCTTCGATTACGAAGCGCTGCGTCGCCTGTATTCCGGCATCTGGATGGTGAACAACGGCTATACGAAAGAGATGGCGGTCGAGGCGATCGCGAGCGGTCGTGCCGACATGGTGTCGTTCGGTCGGCCGCTGATCACCAACCCCGACCTGCCCCGCCGCTTCCGCGAGAACGCCCCGCTCAATCCTCCGTACAAGGATGCACCGCTGTACGGCGGCGTCGGGCCGCACGGCTACATCGACTATCCGGCGCTGCCCGCATCCGAAGGTTGA
- a CDS encoding SDR family oxidoreductase, with the protein MHFSGRVAVMTGAGHGIGRATALAFAAQGLKVLVADVDIAGGETTVGMVRDAGGDASFIRCDVTSEDDVRTSMDTAVSRFGRLDYAFNNAGIDIERTKLAEGSMAEYQAIMDVNVRGVWLCMKHQIPIMLKQGGGAIVNTGSTSSLHGAPRMSIYAASKHAVIGLTKSAAIEYGRKNIRINAVCPAVIDTDMYRRAVAEDERVEKQVLSAHPVGRIGRAEEVAGAVLYLCSDAAAFTTGIALPVDGGFSAI; encoded by the coding sequence ATGCACTTCTCGGGACGGGTTGCCGTCATGACCGGTGCCGGCCACGGCATCGGCCGGGCCACGGCCCTCGCCTTTGCCGCGCAGGGGTTGAAGGTGTTGGTGGCCGACGTCGACATCGCGGGCGGCGAGACAACCGTGGGCATGGTGCGTGACGCAGGCGGCGACGCCTCGTTCATCCGGTGCGACGTCACTTCCGAAGACGATGTCCGCACCTCGATGGACACCGCCGTGTCCCGGTTCGGCCGGCTCGACTACGCCTTCAACAATGCGGGCATCGACATCGAACGGACCAAGCTGGCCGAAGGCAGCATGGCGGAGTATCAGGCCATCATGGACGTCAATGTCCGCGGCGTCTGGCTCTGCATGAAGCACCAGATTCCCATCATGCTGAAACAGGGTGGCGGCGCCATCGTCAACACCGGCTCCACGTCCAGCTTGCATGGCGCGCCGCGCATGAGCATCTACGCCGCGTCCAAACACGCGGTGATCGGTCTGACGAAATCGGCGGCCATCGAGTACGGCAGGAAAAACATACGGATCAACGCCGTTTGCCCTGCCGTGATCGACACCGACATGTACCGGCGCGCCGTTGCCGAGGACGAGCGGGTCGAGAAGCAAGTGCTGTCCGCCCACCCGGTCGGCCGCATCGGTCGCGCCGAGGAGGTGGCCGGCGCGGTGCTGTACTTGTGCAGTGACGCCGCGGCCTTCACCACCGGCATTGCCCTGCCGGTGGACGGCGGTTTCTCAGCCATCTAG
- a CDS encoding enoyl-CoA hydratase/isomerase family protein: MSTYRTLRREDSHGVAVIHFNNPPINLVDRALLVDLIALTKALEADQDIRVVIFRSDHPDFFLAHYDLAGEVGGKPRPLPEGMASPLSTLLTRISRLPQVTIGELQGRARGAGSEFLLALDMRFASRERGLLGQPEAAVGLLPGAGGTVRLAQLLGRARALEVCLGCHDFDAELAERYGWINRALPDAELPAFVDALARRIAGFPASSITHVKAVVNKVTEPDPQALIEESQRFVGNMYSDETLKRVAWMVEQTNKSGSTMEMNMGPLLDRYPAEI, translated from the coding sequence ATGAGCACCTATCGAACCCTGCGTCGCGAGGACAGCCACGGCGTGGCTGTCATTCATTTCAACAATCCGCCGATCAATCTGGTCGACCGCGCTTTGCTCGTCGATCTGATCGCGCTGACGAAGGCGCTGGAAGCGGATCAGGACATTCGGGTGGTGATCTTTCGCAGCGACCATCCCGACTTCTTCCTGGCGCACTACGATCTGGCGGGCGAGGTCGGCGGCAAGCCGCGGCCCCTGCCGGAAGGCATGGCGAGCCCCCTCAGCACCTTGTTGACGCGGATCAGCCGATTGCCGCAAGTGACGATCGGCGAACTGCAGGGCCGCGCCCGTGGTGCCGGCAGCGAGTTCCTGCTGGCGCTGGACATGCGATTCGCGTCGCGGGAACGTGGCCTCCTCGGGCAACCGGAAGCGGCGGTCGGTCTGCTGCCCGGGGCCGGGGGCACGGTTCGGCTGGCGCAACTGCTGGGCCGCGCCCGTGCGCTGGAGGTGTGCCTGGGTTGCCACGACTTCGACGCTGAACTGGCCGAGCGCTACGGCTGGATCAACCGGGCCTTGCCCGACGCAGAGCTGCCAGCTTTCGTGGACGCGCTGGCGCGCCGCATCGCCGGTTTCCCGGCGAGCAGCATCACCCATGTCAAAGCGGTCGTCAACAAGGTGACGGAACCCGATCCCCAAGCGTTGATCGAAGAATCTCAGCGTTTCGTCGGCAACATGTATTCGGACGAAACCCTGAAGCGCGTGGCATGGATGGTCGAGCAGACCAACAAGAGCGGCAGCACCATGGAGATGAACATGGGGCCGCTGCTCGATCGGTATCCCGCCGAGATCTGA
- a CDS encoding DUF3592 domain-containing protein, producing the protein MASPDVRDTWLLEAEARRATGTVVAMQMRGGGRKRKLTYVPTIEYDAGGQMRRFTPSGVSSTKPYQVGERWPVLYRPATPTTRILEDVERRMPLWVLPSTFVVFSLGIAVAGALMLRHGVRQFKLLMKTPQHY; encoded by the coding sequence TTGGCCAGCCCGGACGTGCGCGATACGTGGTTGCTAGAGGCGGAAGCACGCCGCGCAACGGGGACAGTGGTCGCGATGCAGATGCGCGGAGGCGGCCGCAAGAGGAAGCTGACCTATGTACCGACCATCGAGTATGACGCTGGCGGGCAGATGCGCCGGTTCACACCAAGCGGGGTCAGCTCGACGAAGCCGTACCAGGTTGGAGAGCGATGGCCGGTTCTCTACCGTCCAGCCACGCCCACGACACGCATCCTCGAAGACGTGGAGCGACGCATGCCGCTGTGGGTCCTGCCGTCGACGTTCGTCGTCTTCTCGCTCGGCATTGCTGTCGCTGGCGCACTGATGCTGCGCCACGGGGTGCGGCAGTTCAAGCTGCTGATGAAGACACCCCAGCACTATTGA
- a CDS encoding c-type cytochrome — MAEGRQTFRHDTFGNEAHWTGVLKLHQVIESAVDPKTALSVGLKVDADAVPSAVLQAIRNGTADLDSPATTLALIQADAVVGVKGTVQTIDGVQRLTRVGITCALCHSTVDDSVTQGIGRRLDGWPNRDLDPGAIIALSPALDEVTKAVYRSWGPGRYDARFNMDGQNKPVVIPPAYGLADIHRITFTGDGDSIAYWNRYVAVTQMGGLGSFSEPRLAVNVRHGTEDRVDAKLDALQAYQLSLTAPKAPAGSFDSAAAARGRVLFAGKAMCITCHSGDTFTDANERLHPLTASMAEPETPSYASRSATKLYRTSPLKGVWQHPPYFHDGSSPTLEHVVERYNERQQLQLSPQEVQDVAQYLKSL; from the coding sequence GTGGCAGAGGGCCGGCAAACCTTCCGCCACGACACCTTCGGCAACGAAGCCCACTGGACCGGCGTCCTGAAGCTGCACCAGGTGATCGAATCGGCGGTGGACCCGAAGACCGCCCTGTCGGTCGGACTGAAGGTGGACGCCGACGCGGTGCCATCGGCGGTGCTGCAGGCGATCCGCAACGGCACGGCCGACCTCGACAGCCCGGCCACCACCCTGGCCCTGATCCAGGCCGATGCGGTGGTGGGCGTGAAGGGCACCGTGCAGACCATTGACGGCGTGCAGCGGCTGACACGGGTCGGCATCACCTGCGCGCTGTGCCATTCCACCGTGGACGACTCGGTGACCCAGGGCATCGGCCGGCGCCTCGACGGCTGGCCCAACCGGGACCTGGACCCGGGCGCCATCATCGCGCTCTCACCCGCGCTCGACGAGGTGACCAAGGCGGTCTACCGCTCCTGGGGGCCAGGTCGCTACGACGCCCGTTTCAACATGGACGGGCAGAACAAGCCCGTCGTCATTCCGCCGGCCTACGGCCTGGCCGACATACACCGCATCACCTTCACCGGGGATGGGGACAGCATTGCCTACTGGAACCGCTATGTCGCCGTGACCCAGATGGGGGGCCTCGGCAGCTTCTCCGAGCCGCGCTTGGCGGTGAACGTCCGTCACGGCACCGAAGACCGGGTCGACGCCAAGCTGGATGCCTTGCAGGCCTATCAGCTTTCCCTGACAGCACCCAAGGCGCCTGCCGGCAGCTTCGACTCGGCCGCGGCGGCCCGTGGACGGGTGCTGTTCGCCGGCAAAGCGATGTGCATCACCTGCCACAGCGGCGACACCTTCACCGATGCCAACGAGCGCCTGCACCCGCTGACCGCGTCGATGGCCGAGCCGGAGACACCGAGCTACGCCTCGCGCTCGGCCACCAAGCTGTACCGCACCAGTCCGCTCAAGGGGGTGTGGCAGCACCCGCCGTATTTCCACGATGGCTCGTCACCGACGCTCGAACATGTGGTGGAACGCTATAACGAGCGGCAGCAGCTGCAGCTCTCGCCGCAGGAAGTGCAGGACGTGGCGCAGTACTTGAAATCGCTTTGA
- a CDS encoding RNA polymerase sigma factor, which produces MSMPRAALPTSDARTDAELVESVLAGDACAFEAIMRRHNRLMFRTARSIVGDDAEAQDVVQEAYLRAFTAIAGWRGASALATWLARIAMNVAVSIQRKKSRWIEMDSPDEVLEDGPERTLSETGAGPAGPEEQAAQAQVRRLLEQAIDRLPPIYRSVFMLRAVEELSVEEAAETLAVTPDVVKTRFLRARAMLRSELGAEVGVAAQRVHTFAGERCDAVVATVLAELHARGLIRAHRTPLLLLGTPPGETDPLSRSRPTRL; this is translated from the coding sequence ATGTCGATGCCCCGCGCCGCCTTGCCCACCTCCGACGCCCGCACCGACGCCGAACTCGTGGAGTCGGTGCTGGCTGGTGACGCCTGCGCCTTCGAAGCCATCATGCGGCGCCACAACCGCCTGATGTTCCGCACTGCGCGCAGCATCGTCGGAGACGACGCCGAGGCGCAAGACGTGGTGCAGGAGGCCTACTTGCGCGCCTTCACGGCGATCGCGGGCTGGCGCGGTGCGTCGGCGCTGGCCACCTGGCTGGCACGCATTGCGATGAACGTCGCGGTGTCCATTCAGCGCAAGAAAAGCCGATGGATCGAGATGGATAGCCCAGATGAAGTGCTTGAAGACGGCCCCGAACGCACCTTGAGCGAGACGGGCGCCGGCCCGGCCGGCCCCGAGGAGCAGGCTGCGCAGGCCCAGGTGCGCCGACTGCTGGAGCAGGCGATCGACCGGCTGCCGCCCATCTACCGCAGCGTGTTCATGCTGAGGGCGGTCGAAGAGCTCAGCGTGGAAGAAGCGGCCGAAACCCTCGCCGTGACGCCCGACGTCGTGAAGACCCGGTTTCTGCGGGCCCGCGCGATGTTACGCAGCGAACTGGGCGCCGAGGTCGGGGTCGCCGCACAGCGGGTGCATACCTTCGCTGGCGAGCGGTGCGATGCCGTGGTGGCCACCGTGCTGGCCGAACTGCACGCACGTGGGCTGATCCGGGCGCACCGAACCCCATTGCTTCTCCTTGGGACCCCTCCCGGTGAGACCGACCCGTTGTCCCGGAGCAGGCCGACGCGCCTGTGA
- a CDS encoding serine/threonine-protein kinase, giving the protein MHSSETRHAQPTGDFDPARWQRLKSLLADALTLPPSQWSAFVTRVAAEDAVLAEELGSMMEATAPGRASQVPAAVAMAPALDAPDGVLRIGQQFWPYRIVALIGRGGMGEVYRAERADGLYEQQVAIKLARDGDEQEASISRLQAERRLLSRLDHPQVPKVLDSGVTDDGWPYFVMELIDGEPIDVYVDRHQLPVEQRLHLFCSVCRVVHFAHGRGVVHRDLKPSNLLVTPQGDVKLLDFGVAKQVDTEPSAATSEITGGAATLAYASPEQVECRDITTASDVYSLGVLLYRLLGAVSPYSTEVSGSDHELVEAIRRSDPLPPSVAVAPARLPASLQRDLDAIALMALRKEPVRRYATAEQFGADVLRCLARLPVSARRDGWGYRIRRFLLRHRAAFGMALVGASACAGILVTAVQRAYETQQQRERAERRLDALRQLANVSVSGLPPAQRNRTGSGEVREDLAQGRTSCSPPAGPSCGGR; this is encoded by the coding sequence ATGCACTCCAGCGAGACTCGTCACGCGCAACCTACCGGAGATTTCGACCCCGCTCGGTGGCAGCGCCTGAAGAGCTTGCTGGCTGACGCGCTGACGCTGCCGCCTTCGCAATGGAGCGCCTTCGTTACCCGCGTGGCGGCCGAGGACGCCGTGCTGGCGGAGGAACTGGGGTCGATGATGGAAGCCACAGCCCCGGGTCGCGCCTCGCAGGTTCCGGCGGCCGTCGCAATGGCACCGGCCCTCGACGCGCCGGACGGCGTGCTGCGCATCGGGCAGCAGTTCTGGCCATACCGCATCGTCGCGCTGATCGGGCGCGGCGGTATGGGCGAGGTCTACCGAGCCGAACGCGCGGACGGTCTCTACGAGCAGCAGGTCGCGATCAAGCTGGCACGCGACGGCGACGAGCAAGAGGCGTCCATCTCCCGCCTTCAGGCGGAGCGCCGCCTGCTGTCCCGGCTCGACCATCCCCAGGTGCCCAAGGTGTTGGACAGCGGCGTGACCGACGACGGCTGGCCCTACTTCGTGATGGAGTTGATCGACGGCGAGCCGATCGACGTGTACGTCGACCGGCACCAACTGCCGGTCGAGCAGCGTCTGCACCTGTTCTGCAGCGTGTGCCGCGTGGTTCACTTTGCACACGGGCGTGGTGTGGTGCATCGCGACCTGAAGCCGAGCAACCTGCTCGTGACCCCGCAGGGCGACGTCAAGCTGCTCGATTTCGGGGTCGCCAAACAGGTGGACACCGAGCCGAGCGCCGCGACGAGCGAGATCACCGGGGGCGCGGCGACGCTGGCCTATGCCAGCCCCGAGCAGGTGGAATGCCGCGACATCACCACGGCCAGCGATGTCTACTCGCTGGGCGTGTTGCTGTACCGCTTGCTGGGGGCGGTTTCACCCTACTCGACCGAGGTGTCCGGCAGCGACCACGAGCTGGTCGAGGCGATCCGGCGCAGCGACCCGTTGCCGCCCAGTGTGGCCGTCGCGCCCGCACGCCTGCCAGCCTCGCTGCAGCGCGATCTCGATGCCATCGCCCTGATGGCCCTGCGCAAGGAGCCTGTGCGACGTTATGCGACGGCAGAGCAATTCGGTGCCGACGTGTTGCGCTGCCTGGCGCGGCTGCCGGTGTCCGCCCGACGCGACGGGTGGGGCTACCGCATCCGGCGATTCTTGCTGCGCCACCGCGCGGCGTTCGGCATGGCGCTGGTCGGCGCCTCGGCCTGCGCGGGCATCTTGGTCACGGCGGTGCAGCGAGCCTATGAGACACAGCAGCAGCGCGAACGGGCCGAGAGGCGTCTCGACGCCTTGCGGCAGCTGGCGAACGTGTCCGTCTCCGGTCTGCCCCCGGCGCAGCGCAACCGGACCGGCAGTGGGGAGGTGCGCGAGGATCTGGCACAGGGCCGCACGTCGTGCTCCCCTCCTGCCGGCCCGTCGTGCGGGGGGCGATGA